A window of the Camelus dromedarius isolate mCamDro1 chromosome 5, mCamDro1.pat, whole genome shotgun sequence genome harbors these coding sequences:
- the GSKIP gene encoding GSK3B-interacting protein — protein METDCNPMELSSMSRVEEGAELNGFEGTDVKDMRLEAEAVVSDVLFAVNNMFVSKTLRCADDVAYINVETRERNRYCLELTEAGLKVVGYAFDQVDDHLQTPYHETVYSLLDTLSPAYREAFGNALLQRLEALKRDGQS, from the exons ATGGAAACAGACTGTAATCCCATGGAGCTAAGCAGCATGTCCAGAGTTGAAGAAGGTGCAGAGCTCAATGGCTTTGAAGGGACCGATGTGAAAGACATGCGGCTGGAAGCCGAAGCAGTCGTCAGCGACGTTCTCTTTGCTGTGAACAACATGTTCGTCTCCAAAACCCTGCGCTGTGCAGATGATGTGGCCTACATCAACGTGGAAACGAGAGAGAGGAACCGATACTGCCTGGAGCTCACCGAAGCAGGGCTCAAG GTAGTAGGTTATGCTTTTGACCAGGTGGATGATCATTTACAGACTCCCTACCATGAAACGGTCTACTCCTTGCTGGATACGCTCAGCCCTGCCTACCGGGAAGCATTTGGAAATGCACTCCTTCAAAGACTAGAAGCTTTGAAAAGGGATGGGCAGTCATGA